In the Alteromonas sp. M12 genome, one interval contains:
- the cydB gene encoding cytochrome d ubiquinol oxidase subunit II, which produces MIDYETLRVIWWVLIGVLLIGFAVTDGFDLGVGALLTLIGKTDQERRVMINTIGPHWDGNQVWFITAGGAIFAAWPMIYATAFSGLYLALALTLIALWMRPLGFDYRSKLTNKKWRMMWDWALFAGGFIPALIFGVAFGNLLLGIPFELDETLKSTYTGSFFGLLTPFALLTGLVSVAMLLNHGATWLQLKSDGDLYQRARSVAVILACTSAALFALAGVYLALGVDGYQITSTIDVAATSNPLHKTVSVVSGAWLQNYSIYPWMVVAPVLGIVAALASALFSSKGKSGWAFTASGLSIAGIILTAGFSMFPFLLPSSIMPDASLTVWDATSSFLTLQTMFIVACVFVPIVLFYTAYGFWVMRGRVKQADLSKSHAIY; this is translated from the coding sequence ATGATTGACTATGAAACGCTGCGCGTTATCTGGTGGGTGTTAATTGGTGTATTACTCATAGGCTTTGCTGTTACCGACGGTTTTGATTTAGGCGTAGGCGCATTGTTAACGCTGATTGGCAAAACCGATCAAGAACGACGAGTTATGATCAACACAATTGGTCCCCATTGGGATGGAAACCAAGTATGGTTTATCACTGCCGGTGGTGCCATTTTTGCGGCTTGGCCAATGATTTATGCGACTGCTTTTTCCGGTCTATACTTAGCGTTAGCCTTAACCTTAATCGCACTTTGGATGCGTCCACTTGGGTTTGACTATCGCAGCAAACTAACCAATAAAAAGTGGCGAATGATGTGGGATTGGGCACTATTTGCTGGCGGATTCATCCCTGCCCTAATATTTGGTGTGGCATTTGGTAATTTGCTACTGGGTATCCCATTTGAGTTAGATGAGACGTTGAAATCAACCTATACAGGCTCATTCTTTGGTTTACTCACCCCTTTTGCTTTGCTTACTGGCCTAGTTTCGGTTGCCATGCTGCTAAATCATGGCGCAACTTGGTTACAACTTAAGTCTGATGGTGACCTGTATCAACGAGCGCGCTCTGTTGCGGTGATATTGGCTTGTACAAGTGCGGCGCTTTTCGCTTTAGCAGGTGTTTATTTAGCCCTGGGAGTCGATGGTTATCAAATCACCTCAACCATAGATGTTGCCGCTACGAGTAATCCATTACATAAAACCGTATCGGTTGTTAGTGGTGCATGGTTGCAAAACTACAGCATTTATCCATGGATGGTAGTCGCTCCTGTTCTAGGTATCGTTGCAGCACTCGCCTCTGCCTTGTTTTCAAGTAAAGGAAAAAGTGGTTGGGCGTTTACTGCAAGTGGCTTAAGTATTGCTGGCATCATTTTAACCGCTGGGTTTTCGATGTTTCCGTTTCTACTACCAAGCAGCATCATGCCTGATGCAAGTTTGACTGTGTGGGACGCAACGTCTTCATTTTTAACCCTGCAAACTATGTTTATTGTGGCCTGTGTTTTTGTAC